The genomic interval AACCTCTTTGCTTCGTAAGATTAAAGGTCTGTGTTATTTTCTGGTCAGTCTCTTGGATTGTTGGGAGACTTCAACACAAAAGGCCCCCAGCCTCCGAGTTAGAGGTGGAGTGGAGTTATTAaacacccactcactcacacacacacacacacacacacacacacacacacacacacacacacacacacacacacacacacacacacacacacacacacacacacacacacagactagttCATTAAACATGCCCCCTGggagtgtttctctctgtgtgtgtgtgtgtgtgtgtgtgtgtgtgtgtgtgtgtgtgtgtgtgtgtgtgtgtgtgtgtgtgtgtgtgtgtgtgtgtgtgtgtgtgtgtgaacgtggaGCTGTGTCAATCCAgtgctttttgtttgttttgtaggGAGACCTGCAGTCTCAAGCTACCGTCAGGGCCTTAGCACGCCAAGTGTGTGAGCAACTGATTCAGAGTGAGTTCTCAACCcagcttttttctctctctctagatattTTTGTCCATACATACTGTTCTCTACAACAATCTCTCATCCGACTCACCCCCAAACCTCTccgtcccctcccctcctctcttcctccctcaggtCACCTGTCTCGCTACAGCTCCATCCTGAACCAGATccccagccagtcagtgtctgtgaGGACAGTACCGGGACCTCCAGGAGAGCCCGGTCGCAGGGGTCTGCCAGGGCCACAGGGAGAGGGGGGCCCCACAGGCAGACCAGGGTTCCCTGGGACCAACGGACAGGATGGACGACCgggggagagaggtacagtacagtatttatACATCATTATAAACcggggagagaggtacagtacaATATTTATAcatcattataaactgggtggatcgatccctgaatgctgattggatgACAGACGTGATATATCAGACcacataccacgggtatgacaaaaacattttttttactgctctaactatgttgataaccagtttataatagcaagaaggcacctcgggggtttgtgatatatggccaatataccacggctaagggctgtgtccaggcactccacgttgtgtCGTGctaaagaacagcccttagccgtggtatattggccatatactacacttcctcatgccttattgcttcaTTAGAAGCCATTGGATGGCCATAACAAACCAGTATATTACCTTGCTCTATATCCACACCTTAAACTTcagggttgtgagtttgattccctGGCCTTCCCATTCACACAGGGTTGTGAGCCACGCCTAACGTGGCTACAGTGTTGGTAGAGGATGACACttccaacaccagggttgtgagtttgattccctggcctgaaccagttggtagaggatgacacttccaacaccagggttgtgagtttgattccctggcctgaaccagttggtagaggatgacacttccaacaccagggttgtgagtttgattccctGAATGGGGGACCAGTTGGTAGAGGATAACACTTCcaacgccagggttgtgagtttgattccctGGCCTGAACCAGTTGGTAGAGATGATAACAcagggttgtgagtttgatttggccaacgccagggttgtgagtttgattcccaGGGTTGTGAGTTTGGGGACCAGTTGGTAGAGGATAACACTTCcaacgccagggttgtgagtttgattccctGGCCTGAACCAGTTGGTAGAGGATAACACttccaacaccagggttgtgagtttgattccctggcctgaaccagttggtagaggatgacacttccaacaccagggttgtgagtttgattGGCCTGAACCAGTTGGTAGGGGACCAGTTGGTAGAGGATAACACTTCcaacgccagggttgtgagtttgattcccatgggggaccagttgGTAGAGGATAACACTTCcaacgccagggttgtgagtttgattcccatgggAGACCAGAAAAAAGTatggactcactactgtaagtcactcaggATAAGTGTGTCTGGTAAATGACAGAAatgtaaaacacatttttaaaaactttccTAGTTGTCTTTTCATGAGCTATAGTGTCCCTGGTCTGTCATTAAAACTGTTGATGGAAGAAACACATCCTGGGTTGGATTGATCCTCCCCTCCTGCCCAGACCAACAGAGCCAGAAACATCCTCATAGCTAGAGATATGACTGAACAATCTGAAACATCCTCATAGCTAGAGATATGACTGACAGGTCTGAAACATCCTCATAGCTAGAGATATTGACTGACCGGTCTGAAACATCCTCATAGCTAGAGATATGACTGACCGGTCTGAAACATCCTCATAGCTAGAGATAGGGTTGTGAGTTTGACTGGGGGACCAGTCTGAAACATCCTCATAGCTAGAGATATGACTGACCAGTCtggactcactactgtaagtcaaaCATCCTCATAGCTAGAGATATGATCCTCCCCTCCTGCCCAGACCAACAGAGCCAGAAACATCCTCATAGCTAGAGATATGACCAACAGAGCCAGAAACTAGAGATATGACCAACAGAGCCAGAAACATTCTCATAGCTAGAGATTTGACTGACAGGTCTGAAACATCCTCATAGCTAGAGATATGACTGAACAATCTGAAACATCCTCATAGCTAGAGATATGACTGACAGGTCTGAAACATCCTCATAGCTAGAGATATTGACTGACCGGTCTGAAACATCCTCATAGCTAGAGATATGACTGACCGGTCTGAAACATCCTCATAGCTAGAGATATGACTGACCGGTCTGAAACATCCTCATAGCTAGAGATATGACTGACCAGTCTGAAACATCCTCATAGCTAGAGATATGACTGACCAGTCTGAAACATCCTCATAGCTTGAGAAATGACTGACCAATCTGAAACATCCTCATAGCTAGAGATATGACTGACCAGTCTGAAACATCCTCATAGCTAGAGATATGACTGACCAATCTGAAACATCCTCATAGCTAGAGATATGACTGACAGGTCTGAAGCATTCAAATCTATGAAACATAGTTACAGATGGTAGTGGTAGAAAGCTTTATCGTTCCccgggggggggggggattggtTTTGCAGAAGAATCATGTCCATAAAAACAACAGACATATCGCAAGGAACAAACAGGAATATGACAGAATATTACACACAAACAGGAATATGAAAGAATATTACATACATATATGACTATATATTACTCTGTTGGTAACAGCACCACTAACAGAGTGTCAGCCTGGTGTTAAACAGCACCATTAACAGGGTGTCAGCCTGGTGTTAAACAGCACCACTAACAGAGTGTCAGCCTGGTGTTAAACAGCACCATTAACAGTGTCAGCCTGGTGTTAAACAGCACCATTAACAGTGTCAGCCTGGTGTTAAACAGCACCATTAACAGTGTCAGCCTGGTGTTAAACAGCACCATTAACAGTGTCAGCCTGGTGTTAAACAGCACCATTAACAGAGTGTCAGCCTGGTGTTAAACAGCACCATTAACAGGTGTCAGCCTGGTGTTAAACAGCACCATTAACAGGGTGTAAGCCTGGTGTTAAACAGCACCATTAACAGGGTGTCAGCCTGGTGTTAAACAGCACCATTAACAGGGTGTCAGCCTGGTGTTAAACAGCACCATTAACAGTGTCAGCCTGGTGTTAAACAGCACCATTAACAGGGTGTCAGCCTGGTGTTAAACAGCACCATTAACAGAGTGTCAGCCTGGTGTTAAACAGCACCATTAACAGTGTCAGCCTGGTGTTAAACAGCACCATTAACAGTGTCAGCCTGGTGTTAAACAGCACCATTAACAGAGTGTCAGCCTGGTGTTAAACAGCACCATTAACAGGGTGTCAGCCTGGTGTTAAACAGCACCATTAACAGGGTGTAAGCCTGGTGTTAAACAGCACCATTAACAGAGTGTCAGCCTGGTGTTAAACAGCACCATTAACAGAGTGTCAGCCTGGTGTTAAACAGCACCATTAACAGTGTCAGCCTGGTGTTAAACAGCACCATTAACAGAGTGTCAGCCTGGTGTTAAACAGCACCATTAACAGAGTGTCAGCCTGGTGTTAAACAGCACCATTAACAGAGTGTCAGCCTGGTGTTAAACAGCACCACTAACAGAGTGTCAGCCTGGTGTTAAACAGCACCATTAACCACCACTCCTCTGACTCAGCTTGGCAGGACTTGCTAGAGCAGGAGTTTCAGCTTGGCAGGGGATGGTACAGCAGGGAAACCAAGGCATGCTAATGGACTAGGTTGGGCACAGCCACCAGAGGAAAAAGTACTGGCTTATTGAGCACTTAATGCAATGATTGGCAGGGCATAGTACAggaggacagtctgactagatgaagaccaggcatagtagaggaggacagtctgactagatgaagaccagacatagtagaggaggacagtctgactagatgaataccagacatagtagaggacagtctgactagatgaagaccagacatagtagaggaggacagtctgactagatgaagaccagacatagtagaggaggacagtctgactagatgaagaccagacatagtagaggacagtctgactagatgaagaccagacatagtagaggacagtctgactagatgaagaccagacatagtagaggacagtctgactagatgaagaccagacatagtagaggacagtctgactagatgaagaccagacatagtagaggaggacagtctgactagatgaagaccagacatagtagaggaggacagtctgactagatgaagaccagacatagtagaggaggacagtctgactagatgaagaccagacatagtagaggaggacagtctgactagatgaagaccagacatagtagaggaggacagtctgactagatgaagaccagacatagtagaggaggacagtctgactagatgaagaccagacatagtagaggacagtctgactagatgaagaccagacatagtagatGAAGACCagaggacagtctgactagatgaagaccagacatagtagagaggacagtctgactagatgaagaccagacatagtagaggacagtctgacagatgaagaccagacatagagaagacagtctgactagatgaagaccagacatagtagaggacagtctgactagatgaagaccagacatagtagaggacagtctgactagatgaagaccagacatagtagaggacagtctgactagatgaagaccagacatagtagaggaggacagtctgactagatgaagaccagacatagtagaggaggacagtctgactagatgaagaccagacatagtagaggaggacagtctgactagatgaagaccagacatagtagaggaggacagtctgactagatgaagaccagacatagtagaggacagtctgactagatgaagaccagacatagtagaggacagtctgactagatgaagaccagacatagtagaggacagtctgacgagatgaagaccagacatagtagaggacagtctgactagatgaagaccaggcATAGTAGAGGAagacagtctgactagatgaagaccagacatagtagaggaggacagtctgactagatgaagaccagacatagtagaggaggacagtctgactagatgaagaccagacatagtagaggacagtctgactagatgaagaccagacatagtagaggacagtctgactagatgaagaccagacatagtagaggacagtctgactagatgaagaccagacatagtagatgaggacagtctgactagatgaagaccagacatagtagaggaggacagtctgactagatgaagaccagacatagtagaggacagactgactagatgaagaccagacatagtagaggaggacagtctgactagatgaagaccagacatagtagatgaggacagtctgactagatgaagaccagacatagtagaggacagtctgactagatgaagaccagacatagtagaggacagtctgactagatgaagaccagacatagtagaggaggacagtctgactagatgaagaccagacatagtagaggacagtctgacgagatgaagaccagacatagtagaggacagtctgactagatgaagaccagacatagtagaggaggacagtctgactagatgaagaccagacatagtagaggaggacagtctgactagatgaagaccagacatagtagaggacagtctgactagatgaagaccagacatagtagaggaggacagtctgactagatgaagaccagacatagtagaggaggacagtctgactagatgaagaccagcatagtagatgaagaccagacatagtagaggacagtctgactagatgaagaccagacatagtagaggacagtctgactagatgaagaccagacatagtagaggacagtctgactagatgaagaccaggcatagtagaggacagtctgactagatgaagaccagacatagtagaggacaatctgactagatgaagaccagacatagtagaggacagtgactagatgaagaccagacatagtagaggaggacagtctgactagatgaagaccagacatagtagaggaggacagtctgactagatgaagaccagacatagtagaggaggacagtctgactagatgaagaccagacatagtagaggacaatctgactagatgaagaccagacatagtagaggacagtgactagatgaagaccagacatagtagaggaggacagtctgactagttgaagaccagacatagtagaggaggacagtctgactagatgaagaccaggcATAGTAGAGGAagacagtctgactagatgaagaccagacatagtagaggacagtctgactagatgaagaccagacatagtagaggaggacagtctgactagatgaagaccagacatagtagaggacagtctgactagatgaagaccagacagtCTGACTGAAGACCAGACATAGTGAGTCTGAcagatgaagaccagacatagtagaggaggacagtctgactagatgaagaccagaagatgaagaccagacatagtcACTAGATGAAGACTAGATAGTAGATGAAGACCagaggacagtctgactagatgaagacaGACTGagtctgactagatgaagaccagacatagtagaggacagtctgactagatgaagaccagacatagtagaggacagtctgactagatgaagaccagtagAAGGACAGTCTGAcagatgaagaccagacatagtagagggacagtctgactagatgaagaccagacatagtagaggacagtctgactagatgaagaccagacatagtagaggacagtctgactagatgaagaccagacatagtagaggacagtctgactagatgaagaccagacatagtagaggacagtctgactagatgaagaccagacagaggacagtctgactagatgaagaccagacatagatgacagaccagacagtctgactagatgaagaccagacatagtagacagtctgactagatgaagaccagacagtctgactagatgaagaccagacatagtagaggacagtctgactagatgaagaccagacatagtagagactgatagatgaagaccagacatagtagaggacagtctgactagatgaagaccagacatagtagaggacagtctgactagatgaagaccagacatagtagagaggacagtctgactagatgaagaccagacatagtagaggaggacagtctgactagatgaagaccagacatagtagagaggacagtctgactagatgaagaccagacatagtagagggACAGTAGTAGAAGACAgactgactagatgaagaccagacatagtagaggaggacagtctgactagatgaagaccagacatagtagaggacagtctgactagatgaagaccagtgtACTGGGTATCAGAGAGGAACTATGAAGACCAGAATGTGAGACAGTTGCATGAGGACATGGTGACTTTCTGTTAAGGTCAAGGtcatatgtactgtgtgtgtcgtCTGTCCTCAGGTCTcccaggagagaagggggagaggggagtcaAGGTGTGGGGACACAGGGCCCCAGAGGTCCCCCAGGACCACCAGGTAAGGACCCTTACATCCTTtcatcactcctctcttctcctcccatcacactcctccctctcatccttccATCTTACAGAATCACAATCAGAGTGTATACTAATCCACATGTAGTATGTAGAGACAGTTTAAACTAATCCACATGTAGTATGTAGAGACAGTTTATACTAATCCACATGCAGTATGTAGAGACAGTTTATACTAATCCACATGCAGTATGTAGAGACAGTTTATACTAATCCACATGTAGTATGTAGAGACAGTTTATACTAATCCACATGTAGTATGTAGAGACAGTTTAAACTAATCCACATGTAGTATGTAGAGACAGTTTATACTAACCAGACATGCAGTATGTAGAGACAGTTTAGATAATCCACATGCAGTATGTAGATGAACAGTTTATACTAATCCACTAGATGAAGACCATGTAGGACAGTATGTGGAGACAGTTTATACTAATAAACATGTAGAGGAGGACAGTATGTAGAGACAGTTTATACTAATCACAtgaccagacatagtagaggacaGTATACTATGAAGACCACTGTGTACACTTACTTCTACTCAGACATGtcatcctcccttcaccccctcaTCTTCCATCTGtactgactagatgaagaccctCATCCCCCCTCACCTTCCATCTtacttctcctcatcctcccttcaccccctcacAGTCTCTTCCATCTTACttctcctcatcccctcccttcatccccctcacCTTCCATCTTACTTCTCCTCACAGTCTGACTAgatcctcccttcatccccctcaccttccatcttacttctcctcatcctcccttcaccccctcacCTTCCATCTTACTTCTCCTCATCCTTCCCTTCACCCCCCACCTTCCATCTTACTTCTCCTCATCCTCCAGTTTCATCCTAGGAGAATGTGAGAACTCATCTTCCATCTTACTTCTCCTCGtcatcctcccttcacccccctcaccttccaccactcctcctcatcatcctcccttcaccccccTCTCACCTTCCATCTTACTTCTCCTCGTCATCCTCCCTTCATGTAGAGACAGTTTAAACCCCCTCACTTTCCATCTTACTTCTCCTCGTCATCCTCCCTTCTAATCCCCCCCTCACCTTCCACCTTACTTCTCCCTCGTCATCCTCCCCCCCCACATGTAGTATGTGGAGACAGTTTATACTAATAAACCCCCACCTTCCATCTTACTTCTCCTCGtcatcctcccttcaccccccCTCATCTtacttctcctcatcctcccttcatccccacccccctcatcttcatcatcttatcctcccttcatccccctcttccatcttacttctcctcatcctcccttcatcaccttcctcccttcaccccctcaccttccatcttacttctcctcgtcatcctcccttcacccccttCACCTTCCATCTTACTTCTCCTCATCCATCCTCCTTCTTCCCCCTCACCTTCCATCTTACTTCTCCTCGtcatcctcccttcaccccctcacCTTCCACCTTACTTCTCCTCAtcatcctcccttcacccccttcaccttccatcttacttctcctcgtcatcctcccttcacccccctcaccttccatcttacttctcctcgtcatcctcccttcaccccccTCACCTTCCACCTTACTTCTCCTCGTCatcctcccccaccccccaccttccatcttacttctccctcatcctcccttcatcccccctcaccttccatcttacttctcctcgtcatcctcccttcaccccctcaccttccatcttacttctcctcgtcatcctcccttcaccccctcccTCACCTTCCACCTTACTTCTCGTCAtcatcctcccttcacccccctcaccttccatcttacttctcctctcatcctcttcacCCCCTCACCTTCCACCTTACTTCTCCTCGtcatcctcccttcacccccctcaccttccatcttacttctcctcgtcatcctcccttcaccccctcaccttccatcttacttctcctcgtcatcctcccttcaccccctcaccttccatcttacttctcctcgtcatcctcccttcaccccctcacCTTCCACCTTACCCCCTCACCTTCCACCTTCCACTTCTTCTCCTCGtcatcctcccttcacccccctcaccttccatcttacttctcctcgtcatcctcccttcaccccccTCACCTTCCACCTTACTTCTCCTCGtcatcctcccttcatcctcccttcaccccctcaccttccatcttacttctctcgtcatcctcccttcaccccccTCACCTTCCATCTTACTTCTCCTCGTCATCCTCACTTCACCCCCTCACCTTCCACCTTACTTCTCCTCGtcatcctcccttcacccccctcaccttccatcttacttctcctcgtcatcctccttcacccccctcaccttccatcttacttctcctcgtcatcctcccttcaccccctcaccttccatcttacttctcctcgtcatcctcccctcacccccctcACCTTCCACCTTACTTCTCCTCGtcatcctcccttcacccccctcaccttccatcttacttctcctcgtcatcctcccttcaccccctcaccttccatcttacttctcctcgtcatcctccctcaccccctcacctTCCACCTtacttctcctctcatcctcccttcatccccctcacCTTCCATCTTACTTCTCCTCGTCATCCTCCCCTCACCCCCCCCACTCATCTTCCCTCCACAATCCTCCCTCCAGCATTTAGAAATCCCAGATAATACATGTGTGGATATGCATCCCATTCACTACCAGCTTATACAGACAATCCAACACTATAATGAGAGGTGTTTCTAGGACAGGTTGGGTTTCATGGGACACTAACGGCTGACACACTTTAATGAAAACATGTCAATCAAAGGCCCCACTATTTTGTTGATTGAGAACTCTTGTGTATTCAGACCACACTGTGACTGCAGTGAAATTCCTCTTACTAGGGATTTTCTGTAAAGAAAACAACGTTTGAAACTTTTAATAACATCAGAAAAATCCTCATGTGTTTTGGATTTAAAGTTGATCTGTCTTGGATTGCTGTCTATAATGTCGAACAGATGTTTGGACAATATTTTTGGGAGAAACAAACCCTTTGTATTGATTCTTCTTTGTACACTACAattttttaaatcagaaaacCAATACAGGACAATGCATCTGATTGTTGTTTAATCGATTCTCGACTCTGAAATATATAAATGACAAAACAACGTGTCTGAAAGTTCACGATGAAACATCAGGAGACTGTGGTTCCTGGCATGGGGTTTTACTACTGGAATGGAAATCAGGGAGGATATTTTTAGATCCAGAAGAACAGAACTCTGTAGATGAGGATTCCACTCATATCTCACTGAGCACCACAACGCCTCAGATTGTTGCCATGTCAGCAGACATTGGAATGTGTGTTCATGGATGGAACTGGGACTGGGCTTCTGTAGTTaaactgggactggggctgggcttCTGTAGTTaaactgggactgggactgggcttCTGTAGTTAAACTGGGCTTCTGTAGTTaaactgggactgggactgggcttCTGTAGTTAAACTGGGCTTCTGTAGTTaaactgggactggggctgggcttctgtagtcaaactgggcttctgtagtcaaactggactgggactgggcttctgtagtcaaactgggcttctgtagtcaaactggactgggactggggttgggcttctgtagtcaaactgggcttctgtagtcaaaaactgggcttctgtagtcaaactggactgggactgggcttctgtagtcaaactgggctgggactgggcttctgtagtcaaactgggcttctgtagtcaaactgggctgggactgggcttctgtagtcaaactggggctgagactgggctTCTGTTGTCaaactggactgggactgggcttCTGTAGTCAAACTGGGCTTATGTAGTCAAACTGGGCTGGGACTGGGCTTCTGTAGTCaaactggggctgagactgactgggctggactgctgtagtcaaactggactgggactggactgctgtagtcaaactggactgggactggactgcTGTAGTCAAACTAGACTGCTGTagggactgggactggactgctgtagtcaaactgggactggactgctgtagtcaaactggactgggactggactgctgtagtcaaactg from Oncorhynchus tshawytscha isolate Ot180627B unplaced genomic scaffold, Otsh_v2.0 Un_contig_2444_pilon_pilon, whole genome shotgun sequence carries:
- the LOC121845023 gene encoding collagen alpha-1(XIV) chain-like; this translates as MGGQSWSPGAPGGSGSPGPLGDQGPPGSAGTKGDKGERGDLQSQATVRALARQVCEQLIQSHLSRYSSILNQIPSQSVSVRTVPGPPGEPGRRGLPGPQGEGGPTGRPGFPGTNGQDGRPGERGLPGEKGERGVKVWGHRAPEVPQDHQVF